Proteins from one Theropithecus gelada isolate Dixy unplaced genomic scaffold, Tgel_1.0 HiC_scaffold_15894, whole genome shotgun sequence genomic window:
- the LOC112617202 gene encoding protocadherin gamma-B2: MGKGAQGARGRQKMKTSAGRYGLVWWLQVLLPFLLSLFPGALSDQIRYSIPEELAKNSVVGNLAKDLGLSVRDLPARKLRVSAEREYFTVNPESGDLLVGDKIDREQICGKQPLCVLDFDTVAENPLNIFHIAVIVQDINDNTPLFKQSKIHLKIGESTKPGTTFPLDPALDSDVGPNSLQRYHLNDNEYFDLAEKQTPDGRKYPELILKHSLDREEHSFHQLVLTAVDGGDPPQSGTTQIRIQVTDANDNPPVFSQDVYRVTLREDVPPGFFVLQVTATDQDEGINAEITYSFHNVDEQVKRFFNLNEKTGEITTKDDLDFEIASSYTLSIEAKDPGDLAAHCSIQVEILDENDCAPEVIVTSVFTPLPEDSPPGTVIALIKTRDRDSGENGEVYCQVLGNAKFILKSSSKNYYRLITDGALDREEIPEYNLTITATDGGKPPLSSSIIVTLHISDVNDNAPLFQQTCYMVHVAENNPPGASIAQISASDPDLGPNGQVSYSIVASDLEPREILSYVSVSAQSGVVFAQRAFDHEQLRAFELTLQATDQGSPALSANVSLRVLVGDLNDNVPLVLYPALGPDGSALFDMVPRAAEPGYLVTKVVAVDADSGHNAWLSYHVLQASEPGLFSLGLRTGEVRTARALGERDAARQRLLVAVRDGGQPPLSATATLHLIFADSLQEVLPDLSDRPEPSDPQTELQFYLVVALALISVLFLFAVILAISLRLRRSSSSDAWGCFQSSQCSKPGPGVLPNYSEGTLPFSYNLCVASQSAKTEFNFLNVTPELVPSQDLLCDNASWEQNTNHADAGVPFASDTILKVSFN; encoded by the coding sequence ATGGGCAAAGGAGCACAGGGAGCCCGAGGGAGACAGAAGATGAAGACTAGCGCAGGGAGATAcgggctggtgtggtggctgcaGGTACTGTTGCCCTTCCTGTTGTCTTTGTTCCCCGGGGCTCTCTCAGACCAGATCCGCTATTCAATTCCAGAGGAGCTGGCCAAAAACTCTGTCGTAGGAAACCTCGCCAAGGATCTGGGGCTCAGCGTCCGGGACTTGCCTGCCCGGAAGCTGCGGGTTAGCGCAGAGAGGGAATATTTCACAGTAAACCCAGAAAGCGGGGACTTACTTGTGGGTGACAAAATAGACCGAGAGCAGATATGCGGGAAGCAGCCTCTGTGTGTTCTGGATTTCGATACTGTCGCTGAAAACCCACTAAATATTTTCCACATAGCAGTAATTGTGCAGGATATAAATGATAATACCCCACTATTCAAACAGAGtaagattcatttaaaaattggcGAATCCACTAAGCCAGGTACAACATTTCCACTTGACCCAGCCCTGGATTCAGATGTTGGTCCTAATTCACTACAAAGATACCACCTTAATGACAACGAGTACTTTGATCTCGCTGAGAAACAGACTCCAGATGGACGTAAATATCCTGAGCTGATTCTAAAACATTCTCTGGACAGAGAAGAGCATAGTTTCCATCAACTGGTCCTCACAGCTGTGGATGGCGGAGACCCACCTCAAAGCGGCACGACCCAAATCCGAATCCAAGTCACGGATGCCAATGATAACCCTCCGGTGTTCAGCCAGGATGTGTACAGGGTCACCCTGAGGGAGGACGTGCCCCCGGGCTTCTTTGTGCTTCAAGTGACGGCCACTGACCAGGATGAAGGCATAAACGCGGAGATCACCTACTCCTTTCATAATGTGGACGAACAAGTCAAACGCTTTTTCAACTTAAATGAAAAAACAGGAGAAATCACGACAAAGGATGATTTGGATTTTGAGATTGCAAGTAGTTACACTCTGAGTATTGAAGCAAAAGATCCTGGAGATCTAGCAGCCCACTGCAGTATCCAAGTTGAAATTCTTGATGAGAATGATTGTGCACCTGAAGTTATTGTGACTTCAGTATTTACTCCCCTACCAGAGGATTCGCCACCAGGAACGGTCATCGCCTTGATAAAAACGAGAGACAGAGACTCTGGAGAAAATGGAGAAGTTTACTGCCAAGTGTTGGGAAATGCCaagtttattttgaaatcttCCTCAAAGAACTATTACAGACTAATAACAGACGGCGCCCTGGACCGGGAGGAGATCCCAGAATACAATCTCACCATCACAGCCACCGACGGGGGCAAGCCGCCTCTCTCCTCCAGCATAATTGTCACCCTGCACATCTCCGACGTCAACGATAATGCCCCACTTTTCCAACAGACTTGCTACATGGTTCACGTGGCAGAGAACAATCCTCCTGGCGCCTCTATCGCTCAAATCAGTGCCTCTGACCCTGACTTGGGCCCCAATGGCCAAGTTTCCTACTCCATCGTAGCGAGCGACCTGGAGCCGCGGGAGATTTTATCCTACGTGTCCGTGAGCGCGCAGAGCGGGGTGGTGTTCGCGCAGCGCGCCTTCGATCATGAGCAGCTGCGCGCCTTCGAACTCACACTGCAGGCCACCGACCAGGGCTCACCTGCGCTCAGCGCCAACGTGAGCCTCCGCGTGTTAGTGGGCGACCTCAATGACAATGTGCCACTGGTGTTGTACCCCGCGCTGGGGCCCGATGGCTCCGCCCTCTTCGATATGGTGCCACGCGCAGCAGAGCCCGGCTACCTGGTGACCAAGGTGGTGGCGGTGGACGCAGACTCGGGACACAACGCTTGGCTGTCCTACCACGTGCTGCAGGCTAGCGAGCCCGGGCTCTTCAGCCTGGGGCTGCGCACGGGTGAGGTGCGCACAGCGCGTGCCTTGGGCGAGAGGGACGCGGCCCGCCAGCGCCTGCTGGTCGCTGTGCGTGATGGAGGACAGCCGCCACTCTCCGCCACCGCCACGCTGCACCTAATCTTCGCGGATAGCCTGCAAGAGGTATTGCCAGACCTTAGCGACCGCCCTGAGCCCTCTGACCCCCAGACGGAACTGCAGTTTTACCTGGTGGTGGCCTTGGCCTTGATCTCAGTGCTCTTCCTCTTCGCGGTGATTCTGGCAATCTCCCTGCGCCTGCGACGCTCTTCCAGTTCAGACGCTTGGGGCTGCTTTCAGTCTAGTCAGTGCTCCAAGCCTGGACCTGGGGTTCTCCCCAATTACAGTGAGGGAACATTGCCCTTTTCCTACAACCTGTGTGTTGCCTCACAATCAGCCAAGACAGAGTTTAATTTTCTGAACGTAACCCCGGAATTGGTTCCCTCACAAGATCTCCTCTGTGACAATGCCTCTTGGGAACAAAATACAAATCATGCAGACGCTGGGGTCCCTTTTGCCTCAGATACTATTTTAAAGGTGagctttaattaa